A region of the Conyzicola lurida genome:
GATCGCGGGGCTGTTCGGGGCGGTGCTGGTCGTGATGCTGCACCTCAGCGGGCTGCTCGTGCGCCGGAGGGCCGCCGACCTCGCCCTCGAACGGGCGCGCGGGGCCTCGCTCGGGTCCGTCGTGATCCGTGGCCTCGTCGAGTCTGCGCTCCTCGCCGTCGTGGGCGTCGGGGTCGCGCTGGCGGCCGTCGTTCTTCTGGCGCCTGGCCCGCTGCCGGACCCGGTGCCGCTCGTCGCGGTCGCCGTCGTCGCCGTTCTCGCACCGCCGGCGCAGGCGCTGGTCGTCGCACGCGCGGTGTGGAGTGGCCGCCGGCAGCCGGCGAACCGGCGCGACAGACAGCAGCTCGCCGGACGGGCGCACGCCCGCCGCATCGTGCTGGAACTCGCGGTCGTGCTGGTCGCCGTCGCGGCCGTGGTCTCCGTGCGCTCGCGCGGACTGGTCGAGGCGCGCACCGACGGCACCGACCCGCTGCTCGCCGCCGCACCCCTGCTGCTCGCCGCAGCCGTGACGCTCGTGGTGCTGCGCCTGCAGCCCGTGGTCGTGCGCGCGGTCGCCGCCCTCGCCTCCCGGTCGCGCGGCGCCGTCGGGATCCTCGCGGCGGCGCATGCCCGGCGGGCACTGTCGCTGCTGCCGCTGCTCGCGCTCACGGTCGCGGTCGCCTTGGTCGTCGGCGGATCCCTCGTCGTACAGACGGTGAGCCGGGGGCAGGATGACGCGTCGTGGCAACGCGTCGGAGCCGACGCCCGGATCGACGGGGCGATCGACGAGGCGGTCGCCGAGCGCGTGCGCGACTCAGCCGGCGTGACCGCCGTCAGCGCGCAATACTCCGAGCGCCCGGTGGAGATCGACAGCGGCGCGGCATCCGCCCCGGCAACCGTCGTCGCGGTGGATTCCGGCTTCGCGGACCTGGCGGCGCTGCTGCCCGACGGGGCCGCGCCCGGTCGTGGCGCGCTGGGACTGCTCGCCGCGGCATCCGCCCCCGCCGGCGCCGTGCCGGTGCTGGTCGACGAGGCGCTGGCCACACGCATCGACGTCGACGACACGGTCATGGTGTTCGACGACCAGCGCGTCCCGGTGGTCGTCGTCGGCACCTTCGAGGGAGGCCCCGACGGCTACCTCACCGGCCCCTTCGTCTACGTCGGCATCGACGCCCTCGGTGCCGTGCTGCCGGATGCCGTGCAGGCCGACACACTGCTCGTGATGGGCGAGGGCGCGGCGGACGCCGCGCGGTCGGTCGACGGCGCCGAGGTGCTCACGCGGACCGGGTGGCTCGCCGAGCGCCGCGCCCAGCCGCTCGTGCAGGGGGTCGAGCGGATGACCTGGCTCGCCGTCGGGGCGGTCGCGCTCCTCGCCGCGCTCGCACTGCTCACGACGGTGGCCGCCGGCGGGCGGTCGCGCTCCCGCTCGCTCTCGCTGCTGCGCACCCTGGGCGTGCAGCGCGGGTTCGGGTGGATCCTCGCGCTCGCCGAGCTGACGCCGCTCGTCGTCGCCGCACTCGTCGGGGGTGCGGCGGCCGGCGTGGGGATCGTGGTCGCGGTGGGGCCGGCGCTCGGCCTGGGCATTCTCGCGGGCGGCGTCTCGGCACCGCCGTTGCGCATCGACGTGCTGACGGTCGTGCTCGTGATCGCCGGCAGCCTCGTGCTGAGCGCGGCCGCGATCGTGGTCGACGTCGTGGCCCACCGCCGCGACCGGCCGGGAGAAGTACTGAGAGTGGGAGAGACGGAATGACGGAATTCGGGGCCGAGGCGCTCATCGTGTGCGACAACGTCGTGCGCATCTACCAGGTGGAGCAGATCGAGGTGCAGGCGCTGCAGGGCCTCGACCTGCTCGTCGACCGCGGGGAGATGATCGCGATCGTCGGCGCCTCCGGCTCGGGCAAGTCGACGCTGCTCAACGTGCTCTCGGGGCTCGACGTGCCCACGGCGGGGCGCGCCCGGGTGGGCGAGTGGGACCTGCTGCGGATGACGGCGGCCGACCGTCTCGCTTACCGGAGGAGCGTCGTCGGGTTCGTCTGGCAGCAGACATCGCGCAACCTGCTCCCCTACCTGACCGCCGCGGAGAACGTGGCCCTGCCGATGTCGTTCGCGGGCGTACGGTCGCGGGCGCGGCGGCGGCGGACGGCCGAGCTCCTCGACGCGATGGGCATGGCCGCGAAGGCCGGACGGCGTCCCGGCGAGCTGTCGGGCGGCGAGCAGCAACGGGTCGCGATCGCGGTGTCGCTCGCGAACCGACCGCAGGTGCTGTTCGCCGACGAGCCGACGGGCGAGCTCGACACGGCGACCGGCGCCGAGGTGTTCGCCGCCCTGCGCACCGCCAACGAGAGCTTCGGCACCACCGTGGTGATCGTCACCCATGACGCGGAGGTCTCCAGCCAGGTGCAGCGCACGGTGGCGATCCGCGACGGGCGCACGTCCTCCGAGGTGGTGCGGCGCACCGAGATCGACGAGTGGGGCGATTCCGCCGTCATCGCCGAGGAGTATGCGATGCTCGACCGCGCCGGGCGGCTGCAACTGCCCGCCGAGTACCGCAAGGCCCTCGGCCTGCGCAGCCGGGTGCGGCTCGACCTCGAGGCCGACCACGTGGGCGTCTGGCCCGACCGCGCCGCAGACAAGGGAGCGAAATGACCGAGAGCCCGATGGTCGTCGTGCGCGACCTCACGCGCACCTACGATTCCCCCGGCGGCGACGTGCACGCGCTCCGCGCCGTGTCGTTCAGCGTGCCCCGCGGCACCATCGCCGCGCTCGTCGGCCGCTCCGGCTCCGGCAAGACGACGCTGCTCAACTGTGTGGGCGGCCTGGACGAACCGACGAGCGGAACGGTCGTCGTCGACGACATCGAGGTGACGGCGCTCGACGAACGGGCGCGCACCGCCCTGCGGCGGGACCAGCTCGCCTTCGTCTTCCAGACGTTCGGGCTGCTGCCGATGCTGTCGGCGGCCGAGAACGTCGGTCTGCCGCTCCGCCTGCGCGGTGTGGCCCCGAAGGCACGCACCGAACGGGTGGGCCACCTGCTCGACCTGGTCGGGCTCGGCGCCCAGGCGGCGCAGCGTCCGGGAGAACTCTCGGGCGGCCAGCAGCAGCGCGTCGCCATCGCCCGGGCGCTCGCGAACTCCCCGCGGCTGCTCATCGCCGACGAGCCGACCGGGCAGCTCGACGCCGAGAGCGGTGCCGGCATCATGGCGCTACTGCGGTCGGTGGTGCGTGCCGAGGGTATGACGGCGATCATCTCCACCCACGACCCGTCGCTGCAGGCGATGGCCGACCACACCGTGCGGCTCGCCGACGGGGCACTCGTCTGACCTCGCGGGCCGCGACCTGCCGGAATGACACCGGCACGGGCGGTGCGATGGGCCGCGGCATCCGGCAATCTTGACCTCGTCGCTTGATTGGATACAATCTAGGACAAAGCGAATCCATTCCGTTCATCCCGGCAAAGGACCCCATGACCGACGTCATCGACATCAACATCCCCATCCACGGCGAGATGCTGCACTGGGGCCGCAAGCCCACCTACGAGATGGTCGAGCAGATGGTCGACGGATTCGCGTCCGATGTCTCGCGCTGGCTCATCGGTGCCCACACCGGCACCCACGTGGACGCTCCCTCGCACTTCGTGCAGGGCGCCGCGACGGTCGATACCATCGCGATCGACAACGTGGTCGGGCCGGTTCGCGTGCTCGACCTGCGTCACGTCGTCGAGGAGATCACGGCCGAGGACCTCGAAGCCGCGGGGGCTGATGGCGCCAAGCGCGTGCTGTTCCGCACCCGCAACTCGACCGACGCCCTCACCCGGCCCGAGAAGTCGGAGACCTGGGTCGGCCTCGGCCCGAGCGGCGCCCAGTGGCTCGCCGACCGCGGCGTGCTGTTCGCCGGCATCGACTACATGACGATGGAGGCACCCGCCCACACCGAGAAATGGCCGACCCACGTCATCCTCTGTACGGCCGGAATCGTGATCCTCGAGAACGCCGACCTGTCGTCGGTCGAACCCGGCGGCTACCTCATGGTCTGCCAGCCCGTGCCGTTCGTCGGCCGCGAGGCGGCGCCGGCGCCGACCGTGCTGTTGCCGCTGCCCGGCGTGGACGCCTGATGGCCGTGGACATCGCCGACCCGGCCGCCCACGTCGCCGAGCGGTACGCCCGGACCGTGTCGCGGCCCGAGGCGTGGATCACCCTGCGCCCCGAGCACGAGGTCGTCGCCGAGCTGACCGCGGTGCTCGACCGCGCCGCCGCGGGAGCCGACCTGCCCCTGGCCGGACTGCTCGTCGCGGTCAAGGGCAACATCGACGTCGCGGGTATCGACACCACCGCCGCCTGCCCCGCCTTCGCCTACAGCCCCGACAGCGACGCCACGACCGTGCACCGCATCCGTGACGCGGGCGCCGTCGTTCTCGGTTCGACGAACCTCGACCAGTTCGCGACCGGCCTCGTCGGCTCCCGCTCCCCCTACGGCGCCGTGCGTCACGCCACAGACGCCACCCGCATCTCCGGCGGATCCTCCTCGGGTTCGGCCGTCGCGGTCGCCCTCGGTGCCGCCGACTTCGCCCTCGGAACGGACACCGCCGGCTCGGGCCGCGTTCCCGCCGCGTTCCACGGCCTCGTCGGCATCAAGCCGACGAAGGGCTGGGTCAGCGCCGGCGGCGTCGTCCCCGCCTGCCGCAGCTTCGACGTCGTCACCGTGATGGCCGCCGGACTCGACCTCGCCGAGCGCGTGCTCGCCGTGATGAGCGGACCGGACGACCGCGACCCGCTGAGCCGCGAGGGCAGCGCCGCCGCGTTCGCCCAGACGCCGCGTATCGGGGTGCCCCTGCCGGGCCAGCTCGGCGAGCTCGCTCCTGGCTGGGCCGAGGCCTTCGAGACGGAGGTCGCGCGCTGGGAAGCCGCGGGCGCCGAACTCGTGCCCGTCGACATCGAGGTCTTCCTCGCGACGGCCCGCATGCTCTACGAGGGCGCGTTCGTCGCCGAGAGGTACGCCGCGGTCGGCGAGTTCGTCGACGCGCACCCCGACGAGGTCGACCCGACCGTCGGCGGCATCATCTCCCGGGCCAAGGGGCTGCCCGCCTGGCAGCTGTTCCAGGATCAAGAGAAACTCGACCGTGCCGCCGTCGTCGCCCGCGAGGTCTTCGGCCGCATCGACGCGCTGCTGCTGCCGACCACGACCGAGCACCCGACGCTCGCCGCGGTCGCCGCGGAACCGATCGCCGTCAACTCGCGCCTCGGCCGCTTCACCAACTTCGCCAACCTGCTCGACCTCGCCGCGCTCGCCTACCCGGCGGGAACTGTCGACGGCCTGCCGTTCGGCGTGCAGCTCGTCGCTCCCGCCTTCACCGACCACCAGCTCGCCGACCTCCTGAGGAACCGCCCGTGACCACCGTCCTGCTCGCCGTCGCCGGCGCCCACCTCAGCGGTCAGCCGCTGAACCACCAGCTCGCCGACCGCGACGCGGAACTCGTCGAGACGACGACCACGAGCCCCGACTACCGGCTGTTCGCCCTCGCCACCACTCCCCCGAAGCCGGGCGTCGTGCGCGTGGCCGAGGGCGGATCCGCCCTCGAGGTCGAGATCTGGCGCCTGACCGAAGCCGCGTTCGGCTCGTTCGTCGCCGCGCTGCCCCGCCCCATGGCGATCGGTACGGTCACCCTCGCCGACGGCTCCGAGGTGAGCGGCTTCGTCGTCGAACAGATCGCCATCGAGGGGGCCGCCGACATCACGGAGTACGGCGGATGGCGCGGCTACCTGGCCGCTCCCCGCGACTGATCCCCGTTCCGAAACCTCTGCTGCGGCATCCACACCCTGGAGTTTCTATGCACCTCGTCCTCGTCCACGGCGCCGGCGGCACCGCGAACACCTGGTCCTCCGTCGTCCCGCTTCTCGAGCAGCGCGGTCTCGCGTTCACCGTCGCCGACAACTACTCCCAGTCGCTGCGGGCCGACGAGGCCGCCGTGCGCGCGCTGATCGACGCCGTCGACGGACCCGTGCTGCTCGTCGGCCACTCGTACGGCGGCGCGGTGATCACCGCCGCCGGCACGCACGAGCGGGTGGTCGGACTCGTCTACGCCGCCGCGTTCGGACCCGACCGCGACGAGTCGGTGCAGCAGATCGTCAGCGCCTACGAGCCCGCCGAGGTGTCGAAGTACTTCACGCGCGGACCCGCGGGCGAGTGGATCGCCGCCCCCGACGAGGAGTCGTGGCGCGAGCTGGCCTGGGACGTGCCGGAGTCCGTGCGGCTCGCCGGCCGGGCGCAAGGCCGGGTGGCGGCCAATGACATCTTCACGCAGTCGACGGCAGAACCGGCATGGATGTCGCGACCCAGCTGGTACCTCGTCGCGTCGAGCGACAAGCACCTGAGGCCCGAGATCCAGCGGGCGATGGCCGCGCGCATGGGAGCGGTGACCGACGAGGTCGACACCAGCCACGCGGTCGCGCACGCCGCCCCCGAGCGGGTCGTCGCGACGATCGAGAAGGCTCTCGCCGCGCTGGTGTGAGCCCGGGGCCTATGCCCGGCCGTCGAGGTCTTTGACCACGCGGCCGGCCTGCAGCACCATCCGCACGGTTGCGGCCTCGGCGAGGTCGCCGATCGACGCCAGCGGGTCGACCACGGTCACGACGAGGTCGCCGAGCTTGCCCGCCTCGACCGATCCGAGGTGCGCGTCGAGGCCGAGTAGGCGGGCGCCGCCGAGGGCTCCGGCGCTGATGGCGGCGAGCGGCTCGAGGCCGACCTCGACCAGACGGCCGAGTTCGGCGAGATTGCGCCCGTGCGGGTGCACGCCCGCGTCCGTTCCGAGTGCCACGGGAACGCCGGCCGCGATGGCGCGGCGCACCGAGTCGAGTCCGCGGCGCTGGCGGGCCTCCCGGTCGCGGAGCGCGGCGGATGTCGTGGTCGCCGGGTCCAGGGTGCGCAGCAGCGTGCTGAGCGTGGGCACGAGCACGGTGCCGTGCTCGAGCATCAGCGCGATCGTGTCGTCGCCGAGGTCGTAGCCGTGCTCGATGCTCGAGGCGCCCCCGAGGACGGCGGAGCGCACCGCGGCGTCGGTCAGGGCGTGCGCGGTGATCGGGCTGCCGCCGCGTTCGGCGAGCAGGCGGTGAACGAGCCGCACCTGCGCTTCGGGCAGACCGACGTCGTCGGGGTGGTCGGTGGGCGATCCGATGCCGCCCGAGGTGGAGACCTTGATCGCGTCGGCACCGGTGCGCAGCAGGCCGCGCACGGTACGGATGACGTCGTCGTCGGTGTCGACGACCCCCGGTTCGGGGATCGACGGGCGAACCGCCCAGGCCGGCAGCGAACCGTTGGGACGGACGGGGTCGGCGTGCCCGCCGGTCGGCGACAGCATCGCGATGGCGAGGTGCAGGCGCGGCCCGAGGGTCGATCCGGCGGCGACCGCGTTGCGGTACCCCGGCGTGAGGCCGTCGAGGTCGCGCGCGGTGGTGACGCCCGCGAACAGGGTGTCGCGCAGCCCGCCGGCGACCTTCAGCACGTGCTCCTCGGCGAACTGGGCGCGCTGCTCCTCCGGCGTGCCCGGCACCATGCTGAGGTGCACGTGCGCGTCGACGAAGCCCGGCAGCAGGAACGTGCCGGCGAGGTCGATCGTGCGGTCCACGGAGACCGCCGCCCGACGGGGTCCGGCGTAGACGATGACGCCGTCGCGCAGCTCCACGTCGGAGTCCGCCACCGGCGCCGCTCCCGTGCCGTCGATCAGGGTCGCCCCGAGGAGGCGCAGCGCCCCCGGCTCGTGCGGGGTCAGCGGGAGGCGGGCAGCCATGGGGCTCCTTTGTGCGGGGTCTAGTCGGTCAGGCTGAACCCGGCGGCACCGGGGTCGGCGTCGAGCAGGCGTCGCGTGTACCAGTGTTGCGGGTCGGAGTAGACCTGTCCGACCGGTCCGGCCTCGACGACCTGGCCCTGGTACAGCACGACGACGTCGTCGCTCACGCGCTGCACGACGGCGAGGTTGTGCGAGATGAACATCATCGTGACGCCGAGCGAGTCCTTGATGCCCGCGAGCAGGTCGAGGATCTGCGCCTGCACCGAGACGTCGAGGGCCGAGGTGATCTCGTCGGCGATGATCAGGTGCGGGTCGATGATGAGGCCGCGGGCGATCGCGATGCGCTGGCGCTGGCCGCCCGAGAACTCGTGGGGGAAGCGGTGCATCATCTCGGGGGCGAGCCCGACCCGGGTGAGCCACTCGGCGATCAGGTCCTCGTGGGTGGCGACGCGGGCACGCGCGGGGTCGACCGCTTCGGCCAGGGTCTGCGCGATCGTGCGTCGCGGCGAGAGCGACGAGTACGGGTCCTGCGGGATCATCTGGGTGCGACGGCGGTACGCGCCCATCTCCCTGCGGTTGGCGGCGACGATGTCGACGCCGTCGACCACCGCGCTGCCGGCCGCGGCGCGGACCGTGCCGACCAGCACCTTGGCGAGGGTCGACTTGCCCGACCCGGATTCGCCCACGACGCCGACCGTCTTGCCGCGCTCGAGGTGCAGGTCGACTCCGCGCAGCACCTGTGCGGAACCGAACGACACGTCGAGGTCCTTGACCTCGATCATCGTCTCGCTCACGAGTGTCCTCCCGCGGGGATGGTGACCGTCGGCGTCGCCGCCAGCAGCTGCTTCGTGTACGGGTGTTCCACGGTGTCCTCCGAGAGGGTGGCGACGTCGTCGATGCGCTCCACGATGCGGCCGTCCTTCATAACGAGCACGCGGTCGCACAGCGCCCGGACGACGCCGAGGTCATGGGAGATGAACAGCACGGCGGTGCCGGAGTCGACGTTCATGCGCTTCAGCAGCGTGAGCACCTCGCGCTGCACGGTGACGTCGAGCGCGGTGGTCGGCTCGTCGGCGATGAGCAGGTCGGGCTTGCCGGCCATGGCGGAGGCGATCATCGCGCGCTGCTTCATGCCGCCGGAGAGTTGGTGCGGGTACTGCCGCAGACGCCCCTCGGGGTCGGTGAGCTTCACGGCACGGAAGGCGCGCGCGAGCAGGTCGAGCGCGCTGCGGCGGGAGAACCCGAGGCGGATCGTGAGTACGTCGGAAAGCTGGGTGCCGAGCACGAGCGCCGGGTTGAGCGCGGTTCCCGGGTCCTGGTAGACGAGCCCGATCTTCGACGCGAGCACGCGGTCGGGCACCCGCCCGAGGAGGTCGGTGCCGCCGAGCTCGAGCCGGCGGGCCGATGCCTCCAGCCCTTCGCCGAGCAGCTTCGCCACCACGGACGCCGTGAGCGACTTGCCGGAACCGGATTCCCCGACGATGCCGAGCACCTCGCCCCGGTGGATGGTGAACGAGACGT
Encoded here:
- a CDS encoding ABC transporter ATP-binding protein produces the protein MTEFGAEALIVCDNVVRIYQVEQIEVQALQGLDLLVDRGEMIAIVGASGSGKSTLLNVLSGLDVPTAGRARVGEWDLLRMTAADRLAYRRSVVGFVWQQTSRNLLPYLTAAENVALPMSFAGVRSRARRRRTAELLDAMGMAAKAGRRPGELSGGEQQRVAIAVSLANRPQVLFADEPTGELDTATGAEVFAALRTANESFGTTVVIVTHDAEVSSQVQRTVAIRDGRTSSEVVRRTEIDEWGDSAVIAEEYAMLDRAGRLQLPAEYRKALGLRSRVRLDLEADHVGVWPDRAADKGAK
- a CDS encoding ABC transporter ATP-binding protein; amino-acid sequence: MTESPMVVVRDLTRTYDSPGGDVHALRAVSFSVPRGTIAALVGRSGSGKTTLLNCVGGLDEPTSGTVVVDDIEVTALDERARTALRRDQLAFVFQTFGLLPMLSAAENVGLPLRLRGVAPKARTERVGHLLDLVGLGAQAAQRPGELSGGQQQRVAIARALANSPRLLIADEPTGQLDAESGAGIMALLRSVVRAEGMTAIISTHDPSLQAMADHTVRLADGALV
- a CDS encoding cyclase family protein gives rise to the protein MTDVIDINIPIHGEMLHWGRKPTYEMVEQMVDGFASDVSRWLIGAHTGTHVDAPSHFVQGAATVDTIAIDNVVGPVRVLDLRHVVEEITAEDLEAAGADGAKRVLFRTRNSTDALTRPEKSETWVGLGPSGAQWLADRGVLFAGIDYMTMEAPAHTEKWPTHVILCTAGIVILENADLSSVEPGGYLMVCQPVPFVGREAAPAPTVLLPLPGVDA
- the atzF gene encoding allophanate hydrolase, whose translation is MAVDIADPAAHVAERYARTVSRPEAWITLRPEHEVVAELTAVLDRAAAGADLPLAGLLVAVKGNIDVAGIDTTAACPAFAYSPDSDATTVHRIRDAGAVVLGSTNLDQFATGLVGSRSPYGAVRHATDATRISGGSSSGSAVAVALGAADFALGTDTAGSGRVPAAFHGLVGIKPTKGWVSAGGVVPACRSFDVVTVMAAGLDLAERVLAVMSGPDDRDPLSREGSAAAFAQTPRIGVPLPGQLGELAPGWAEAFETEVARWEAAGAELVPVDIEVFLATARMLYEGAFVAERYAAVGEFVDAHPDEVDPTVGGIISRAKGLPAWQLFQDQEKLDRAAVVAREVFGRIDALLLPTTTEHPTLAAVAAEPIAVNSRLGRFTNFANLLDLAALAYPAGTVDGLPFGVQLVAPAFTDHQLADLLRNRP
- a CDS encoding allophanate hydrolase-related protein, whose amino-acid sequence is MTTVLLAVAGAHLSGQPLNHQLADRDAELVETTTTSPDYRLFALATTPPKPGVVRVAEGGSALEVEIWRLTEAAFGSFVAALPRPMAIGTVTLADGSEVSGFVVEQIAIEGAADITEYGGWRGYLAAPRD
- a CDS encoding alpha/beta fold hydrolase; the encoded protein is MHLVLVHGAGGTANTWSSVVPLLEQRGLAFTVADNYSQSLRADEAAVRALIDAVDGPVLLVGHSYGGAVITAAGTHERVVGLVYAAAFGPDRDESVQQIVSAYEPAEVSKYFTRGPAGEWIAAPDEESWRELAWDVPESVRLAGRAQGRVAANDIFTQSTAEPAWMSRPSWYLVASSDKHLRPEIQRAMAARMGAVTDEVDTSHAVAHAAPERVVATIEKALAALV
- a CDS encoding metal-dependent hydrolase family protein — its product is MAARLPLTPHEPGALRLLGATLIDGTGAAPVADSDVELRDGVIVYAGPRRAAVSVDRTIDLAGTFLLPGFVDAHVHLSMVPGTPEEQRAQFAEEHVLKVAGGLRDTLFAGVTTARDLDGLTPGYRNAVAAGSTLGPRLHLAIAMLSPTGGHADPVRPNGSLPAWAVRPSIPEPGVVDTDDDVIRTVRGLLRTGADAIKVSTSGGIGSPTDHPDDVGLPEAQVRLVHRLLAERGGSPITAHALTDAAVRSAVLGGASSIEHGYDLGDDTIALMLEHGTVLVPTLSTLLRTLDPATTTSAALRDREARQRRGLDSVRRAIAAGVPVALGTDAGVHPHGRNLAELGRLVEVGLEPLAAISAGALGGARLLGLDAHLGSVEAGKLGDLVVTVVDPLASIGDLAEAATVRMVLQAGRVVKDLDGRA
- a CDS encoding ABC transporter ATP-binding protein; the protein is MSETMIEVKDLDVSFGSAQVLRGVDLHLERGKTVGVVGESGSGKSTLAKVLVGTVRAAAGSAVVDGVDIVAANRREMGAYRRRTQMIPQDPYSSLSPRRTIAQTLAEAVDPARARVATHEDLIAEWLTRVGLAPEMMHRFPHEFSGGQRQRIAIARGLIIDPHLIIADEITSALDVSVQAQILDLLAGIKDSLGVTMMFISHNLAVVQRVSDDVVVLYQGQVVEAGPVGQVYSDPQHWYTRRLLDADPGAAGFSLTD